A window of the Balaenoptera acutorostrata chromosome 13, mBalAcu1.1, whole genome shotgun sequence genome harbors these coding sequences:
- the AIFM3 gene encoding apoptosis-inducing factor 3 isoform X5 — protein MGGCFSKPKPVELKIEVVLPEKDRGKEELSTGGKGSPRAYQGNGTACHFHAEERLPAPHPYPGAQDCVEAAVCHIKDLENGQMREVELGWGKVLLVKDNGEFHALGHKCPHYGAPLVKGVLSRGRVRCPWHGACFNISTGDLEDFPGLDSLHKFQVKIEKEKVYVRASKQALQLQRRTKVMATCISPSTGHSSSTNVLIVGTGAAGLVCAETLRQEGFSDRIVLCTLDRHLPYDRPKLSKSLDAQPEQLALRPKEFFRAHGIEVLTEAQVVTVDVRNKKAVFKDGFKLEYSKLLLAPGSSPKTLSCKGKDVENVFTIRTPEDANRVVRLARGRNAVVVGAGFLGMEVAAYLTEKAHSVSVVELEETPFRRFLGERVGRALMKMFESNRVKFYMQTEVSELRAQEGKLKEVVLKSSKVLRADVCVVGIGAVPATGFLRQSGIGLDSRGFIPVNKMMQTNVPGVFAAGDAVTFPLAWRNNRKVNIPHWQMAHAQGRVAAQNMLAQEAEISTVPYLWTAMFSKSLRYAGYGEGFDDVIIQGDLDELKFVAFYTKGDEVISVASMNYDPIVSKVAEVLASGRTIRKREVETGDMSWLTGKGS, from the exons ATGGGTGGCTGCTTCTCCAAGCCCAAGCCAG TGGAGCTCAAGATCGAGGTGGTGCTGCCCGAGAAGGACCGGGGCAAGGAGGAGCTGTCCACCGGCGGGAAGGGCAGCCCCCGGGCCTACCAGGGCAACGGCACGGCCTGCCACTTCCATGCAGAGGAACgcctgcccgccccccacccctaccccggCGCCCAGGACTGCGTGGAGGCTGCTGTCTGCCACATCAAGGACCTGGAGAATGGCCA gatgCGGGAagtggagctgggctgggggaaggTGTTGCTGGTGAAAGACAACGGGGAGTTCCATGCCCTGGGTCACAAGTGTCCACACTACGGTGCGCCCCTGGTGAAAG GAGTGCTGTCCCGTGGACGGGTGCGCTGCCCCTGGCATGGCGCCTGCTTCAACATCAGCACCGGAGacctggaggacttccctggcctgGACAGTCTGCATAAGTTCCAG GTGAAGATTGAGAAGGAGAAGGTGTATGTCCGGGCCAGCAAGCAG GCTCTGCAGCTACAGCGAAGGACCAAGGTGATGGCCACGTGCATCTCTCCAAGCACGGGCCACAGCAGCAGCACCAACGTGCTCATCGTGGGCACAG GCGCAGCTGGCCTGGTGTGCGCGGAGACGCTGCGGCAGGAGGGCTTCTCAGACAGGATTGTCCTGTGCACTCTGGACCGGCACCTTCCCTACGACCGGCCCAAGCTTAGCAAG TCTCTGGATGCACAGCCGGAGCAGCTGGCCCTGAGGCCCAAGGAGTTCTTCCGAGCCCATGGCATCGAGGTGCTCACTGAGGCCCAG GTGGTCACGGTGGACGTGAGGAACAAGAAGGCCGTGTTCAAGGATGGCTTCAAGCTGGAGTACAGCAAGCTGCTGCTGGCACCCGGGAGCAG CCCTAAGACCCTGAGCTGCAAAGGCAAAGACGTGGAGAATGTGTTCACCATCCGGACGCCCGAGGACGCCAACCGCGTGGTGAGGCTGGCCCGGGGCCGCAACGCTGTGGTCGTGGGAGCCGGCTTCCTGG GGATGGAGGTGGCCGCCTACCTGACTGAGAAGGCCCACTCAGTGTCCGTGGTGGAGCTGGAGGAGACGCCCTTCAGGAGGTTCCTGGGGGAGCGCGTCGGTCGCGCCCTCATGAAG ATGTTTGAGAGCAACCGGGTCAAGTTCTACATGCAGACGGAGGTGTCGGAGCTGCGGGCCCAGGAGGGAAAG CTGAAGGAGGTCGTGCTGAAGAGCAGCAAGGTCTTGCGGGCTGACGTCTGCGTGGTGGGCATTG GTGCAGTGCCCGCCACGGGCTTCCTGAGGCAGAGCGGCATAGGTCTGGATTCCCGAGGCTTCATCCCTGTCAACaag ATGATGCAGACCAATGTCCCGGGAGTGTTTGCAGCTGGCGACGCTGTGACCTTCCCCCTGGCCTGGAGGAACAATCGGAAAGTGAACATCCCACACTGGCAGATGGCTCACGCCCAGG GGCGCGTGGCAGCCCAGAACATGCTGGCGCAGGAGGCGGAGATCAGCACGGTACCCTACCTGTGGACCGCCATGTTCAGCAAGAGCCTGCGCTACGCGG GGTACGGAGAAGGCTTCGACGACGTCATTATCCAGGGGGATCTGGACGAGCTGAAGTTCGTGGCTTTTTACACCAA AGGCGACGAGGTGATCTCCGTGGCCAGCATGAACTACGATCCCATCGTGTCTAAGGTGGCGGAGGTGCTGGCCTCCGGCCGCACCATCCGGAAGCGGGAGGTGGA GACTGGCGACATGTCCTGGCTCACAGGGAAAGGATCCTGA
- the AIFM3 gene encoding apoptosis-inducing factor 3 isoform X3 — MGGCFSKPKPVELKIEVVLPEKDRGKEELSTGGKGSPRAYQGNGTACHFHAEERLPAPHPYPGAQDCVEAAVCHIKDLENGQMREVELGWGKVLLVKDNGEFHALGHKCPHYGAPLVKGVLSRGRVRCPWHGACFNISTGDLEDFPGLDSLHKFQVKIEKEKVYVRASKQALQLQRRTKVMATCISPSTGHSSSTNVLIVGTGAAGLVCAETLRQEGFSDRIVLCTLDRHLPYDRPKLSKSLDAQPEQLALRPKEFFRAHGIEVLTEAQDPEASLCPAGSQVVTVDVRNKKAVFKDGFKLEYSKLLLAPGSSPKTLSCKGKDVENVFTIRTPEDANRVVRLARGRNAVVVGAGFLGMEVAAYLTEKAHSVSVVELEETPFRRFLGERVGRALMKMFESNRVKFYMQTEVSELRAQEGKLKEVVLKSSKVLRADVCVVGIGAVPATGFLRQSGIGLDSRGFIPVNKMMQTNVPGVFAAGDAVTFPLAWRNNRKVNIPHWQMAHAQGRVAAQNMLAQEAEISTVPYLWTAMFSKSLRYAGYGEGFDDVIIQGDLDELKFVAFYTKGDEVISVASMNYDPIVSKVAEVLASGRTIRKREVETGDMSWLTGKGS, encoded by the exons ATGGGTGGCTGCTTCTCCAAGCCCAAGCCAG TGGAGCTCAAGATCGAGGTGGTGCTGCCCGAGAAGGACCGGGGCAAGGAGGAGCTGTCCACCGGCGGGAAGGGCAGCCCCCGGGCCTACCAGGGCAACGGCACGGCCTGCCACTTCCATGCAGAGGAACgcctgcccgccccccacccctaccccggCGCCCAGGACTGCGTGGAGGCTGCTGTCTGCCACATCAAGGACCTGGAGAATGGCCA gatgCGGGAagtggagctgggctgggggaaggTGTTGCTGGTGAAAGACAACGGGGAGTTCCATGCCCTGGGTCACAAGTGTCCACACTACGGTGCGCCCCTGGTGAAAG GAGTGCTGTCCCGTGGACGGGTGCGCTGCCCCTGGCATGGCGCCTGCTTCAACATCAGCACCGGAGacctggaggacttccctggcctgGACAGTCTGCATAAGTTCCAG GTGAAGATTGAGAAGGAGAAGGTGTATGTCCGGGCCAGCAAGCAG GCTCTGCAGCTACAGCGAAGGACCAAGGTGATGGCCACGTGCATCTCTCCAAGCACGGGCCACAGCAGCAGCACCAACGTGCTCATCGTGGGCACAG GCGCAGCTGGCCTGGTGTGCGCGGAGACGCTGCGGCAGGAGGGCTTCTCAGACAGGATTGTCCTGTGCACTCTGGACCGGCACCTTCCCTACGACCGGCCCAAGCTTAGCAAG TCTCTGGATGCACAGCCGGAGCAGCTGGCCCTGAGGCCCAAGGAGTTCTTCCGAGCCCATGGCATCGAGGTGCTCACTGAGGCCCAG GACCCGGAGGCCTCGCTCTGCCCGGCGGGGTCACAGGTGGTCACGGTGGACGTGAGGAACAAGAAGGCCGTGTTCAAGGATGGCTTCAAGCTGGAGTACAGCAAGCTGCTGCTGGCACCCGGGAGCAG CCCTAAGACCCTGAGCTGCAAAGGCAAAGACGTGGAGAATGTGTTCACCATCCGGACGCCCGAGGACGCCAACCGCGTGGTGAGGCTGGCCCGGGGCCGCAACGCTGTGGTCGTGGGAGCCGGCTTCCTGG GGATGGAGGTGGCCGCCTACCTGACTGAGAAGGCCCACTCAGTGTCCGTGGTGGAGCTGGAGGAGACGCCCTTCAGGAGGTTCCTGGGGGAGCGCGTCGGTCGCGCCCTCATGAAG ATGTTTGAGAGCAACCGGGTCAAGTTCTACATGCAGACGGAGGTGTCGGAGCTGCGGGCCCAGGAGGGAAAG CTGAAGGAGGTCGTGCTGAAGAGCAGCAAGGTCTTGCGGGCTGACGTCTGCGTGGTGGGCATTG GTGCAGTGCCCGCCACGGGCTTCCTGAGGCAGAGCGGCATAGGTCTGGATTCCCGAGGCTTCATCCCTGTCAACaag ATGATGCAGACCAATGTCCCGGGAGTGTTTGCAGCTGGCGACGCTGTGACCTTCCCCCTGGCCTGGAGGAACAATCGGAAAGTGAACATCCCACACTGGCAGATGGCTCACGCCCAGG GGCGCGTGGCAGCCCAGAACATGCTGGCGCAGGAGGCGGAGATCAGCACGGTACCCTACCTGTGGACCGCCATGTTCAGCAAGAGCCTGCGCTACGCGG GGTACGGAGAAGGCTTCGACGACGTCATTATCCAGGGGGATCTGGACGAGCTGAAGTTCGTGGCTTTTTACACCAA AGGCGACGAGGTGATCTCCGTGGCCAGCATGAACTACGATCCCATCGTGTCTAAGGTGGCGGAGGTGCTGGCCTCCGGCCGCACCATCCGGAAGCGGGAGGTGGA GACTGGCGACATGTCCTGGCTCACAGGGAAAGGATCCTGA
- the AIFM3 gene encoding apoptosis-inducing factor 3 isoform X4 — protein MGGCFSKPKPVELKIEVVLPEKDRGKEELSTGGKGSPRAYQGNGTACHFHAEERLPAPHPYPGAQDCVEAAVCHIKDLENGQMREVELGWGKVLLVKDNGEFHALGHKCPHYGAPLVKGVLSRGRVRCPWHGACFNISTGDLEDFPGLDSLHKFQVKIEKEKVYVRASKQALQLQRRTKVMATCISPSTGHSSSTNVLIVGTGAAGLVCAETLRQEGFSDRIVLCTLDRHLPYDRPKLSKSLDAQPEQLALRPKEFFRAHGIEVLTEAQVVTVDVRNKKAVFKDGFKLEYSKLLLAPGSSPKTLSCKGKDVENVFTIRTPEDANRVVRLARGRNAVVVGAGFLGMEVAAYLTEKAHSVSVVELEETPFRRFLGERVGRALMKMFESNRVKFYMQTEVSELRAQEGKLKEVVLKSSKVLRADVCVVGIGAVPATGFLRQSGIGLDSRGFIPVNKMMQTNVPGVFAAGDAVTFPLAWRNNRKVNIPHWQMAHAQGRVAAQNMLAQEAEISTVPYLWTAMFSKSLRYAGYGEGFDDVIIQGDLDELKFVAFYTKGDEVISVASMNYDPIVSKVAEVLASGRTIRKREVELFVLHSKTGDMSWLTGKGS, from the exons ATGGGTGGCTGCTTCTCCAAGCCCAAGCCAG TGGAGCTCAAGATCGAGGTGGTGCTGCCCGAGAAGGACCGGGGCAAGGAGGAGCTGTCCACCGGCGGGAAGGGCAGCCCCCGGGCCTACCAGGGCAACGGCACGGCCTGCCACTTCCATGCAGAGGAACgcctgcccgccccccacccctaccccggCGCCCAGGACTGCGTGGAGGCTGCTGTCTGCCACATCAAGGACCTGGAGAATGGCCA gatgCGGGAagtggagctgggctgggggaaggTGTTGCTGGTGAAAGACAACGGGGAGTTCCATGCCCTGGGTCACAAGTGTCCACACTACGGTGCGCCCCTGGTGAAAG GAGTGCTGTCCCGTGGACGGGTGCGCTGCCCCTGGCATGGCGCCTGCTTCAACATCAGCACCGGAGacctggaggacttccctggcctgGACAGTCTGCATAAGTTCCAG GTGAAGATTGAGAAGGAGAAGGTGTATGTCCGGGCCAGCAAGCAG GCTCTGCAGCTACAGCGAAGGACCAAGGTGATGGCCACGTGCATCTCTCCAAGCACGGGCCACAGCAGCAGCACCAACGTGCTCATCGTGGGCACAG GCGCAGCTGGCCTGGTGTGCGCGGAGACGCTGCGGCAGGAGGGCTTCTCAGACAGGATTGTCCTGTGCACTCTGGACCGGCACCTTCCCTACGACCGGCCCAAGCTTAGCAAG TCTCTGGATGCACAGCCGGAGCAGCTGGCCCTGAGGCCCAAGGAGTTCTTCCGAGCCCATGGCATCGAGGTGCTCACTGAGGCCCAG GTGGTCACGGTGGACGTGAGGAACAAGAAGGCCGTGTTCAAGGATGGCTTCAAGCTGGAGTACAGCAAGCTGCTGCTGGCACCCGGGAGCAG CCCTAAGACCCTGAGCTGCAAAGGCAAAGACGTGGAGAATGTGTTCACCATCCGGACGCCCGAGGACGCCAACCGCGTGGTGAGGCTGGCCCGGGGCCGCAACGCTGTGGTCGTGGGAGCCGGCTTCCTGG GGATGGAGGTGGCCGCCTACCTGACTGAGAAGGCCCACTCAGTGTCCGTGGTGGAGCTGGAGGAGACGCCCTTCAGGAGGTTCCTGGGGGAGCGCGTCGGTCGCGCCCTCATGAAG ATGTTTGAGAGCAACCGGGTCAAGTTCTACATGCAGACGGAGGTGTCGGAGCTGCGGGCCCAGGAGGGAAAG CTGAAGGAGGTCGTGCTGAAGAGCAGCAAGGTCTTGCGGGCTGACGTCTGCGTGGTGGGCATTG GTGCAGTGCCCGCCACGGGCTTCCTGAGGCAGAGCGGCATAGGTCTGGATTCCCGAGGCTTCATCCCTGTCAACaag ATGATGCAGACCAATGTCCCGGGAGTGTTTGCAGCTGGCGACGCTGTGACCTTCCCCCTGGCCTGGAGGAACAATCGGAAAGTGAACATCCCACACTGGCAGATGGCTCACGCCCAGG GGCGCGTGGCAGCCCAGAACATGCTGGCGCAGGAGGCGGAGATCAGCACGGTACCCTACCTGTGGACCGCCATGTTCAGCAAGAGCCTGCGCTACGCGG GGTACGGAGAAGGCTTCGACGACGTCATTATCCAGGGGGATCTGGACGAGCTGAAGTTCGTGGCTTTTTACACCAA AGGCGACGAGGTGATCTCCGTGGCCAGCATGAACTACGATCCCATCGTGTCTAAGGTGGCGGAGGTGCTGGCCTCCGGCCGCACCATCCGGAAGCGGGAGGTGGA GCTGTTTGTGCTGCACAGCAA GACTGGCGACATGTCCTGGCTCACAGGGAAAGGATCCTGA
- the AIFM3 gene encoding apoptosis-inducing factor 3 isoform X1 codes for MGGCFSKPKPVELKIEVVLPEKDRGKEELSTGGKGSPRAYQGNGTACHFHAEERLPAPHPYPGAQDCVEAAVCHIKDLENGQMREVELGWGKVLLVKDNGEFHALGHKCPHYGAPLVKGVLSRGRVRCPWHGACFNISTGDLEDFPGLDSLHKFQVKIEKEKVYVRASKQALQLQRRTKVMATCISPSTGHSSSTNVLIVGTGAAGLVCAETLRQEGFSDRIVLCTLDRHLPYDRPKLSKSLDAQPEQLALRPKEFFRAHGIEVLTEAQDPEASLCPAGSQVVTVDVRNKKAVFKDGFKLEYSKLLLAPGSSPKTLSCKGKDVENVFTIRTPEDANRVVRLARGRNAVVVGAGFLGMEVAAYLTEKAHSVSVVELEETPFRRFLGERVGRALMKMFESNRVKFYMQTEVSELRAQEGKLKEVVLKSSKVLRADVCVVGIGAVPATGFLRQSGIGLDSRGFIPVNKMMQTNVPGVFAAGDAVTFPLAWRNNRKVNIPHWQMAHAQGRVAAQNMLAQEAEISTVPYLWTAMFSKSLRYAGYGEGFDDVIIQGDLDELKFVAFYTKGDEVISVASMNYDPIVSKVAEVLASGRTIRKREVELFVLHSKTGDMSWLTGKGS; via the exons ATGGGTGGCTGCTTCTCCAAGCCCAAGCCAG TGGAGCTCAAGATCGAGGTGGTGCTGCCCGAGAAGGACCGGGGCAAGGAGGAGCTGTCCACCGGCGGGAAGGGCAGCCCCCGGGCCTACCAGGGCAACGGCACGGCCTGCCACTTCCATGCAGAGGAACgcctgcccgccccccacccctaccccggCGCCCAGGACTGCGTGGAGGCTGCTGTCTGCCACATCAAGGACCTGGAGAATGGCCA gatgCGGGAagtggagctgggctgggggaaggTGTTGCTGGTGAAAGACAACGGGGAGTTCCATGCCCTGGGTCACAAGTGTCCACACTACGGTGCGCCCCTGGTGAAAG GAGTGCTGTCCCGTGGACGGGTGCGCTGCCCCTGGCATGGCGCCTGCTTCAACATCAGCACCGGAGacctggaggacttccctggcctgGACAGTCTGCATAAGTTCCAG GTGAAGATTGAGAAGGAGAAGGTGTATGTCCGGGCCAGCAAGCAG GCTCTGCAGCTACAGCGAAGGACCAAGGTGATGGCCACGTGCATCTCTCCAAGCACGGGCCACAGCAGCAGCACCAACGTGCTCATCGTGGGCACAG GCGCAGCTGGCCTGGTGTGCGCGGAGACGCTGCGGCAGGAGGGCTTCTCAGACAGGATTGTCCTGTGCACTCTGGACCGGCACCTTCCCTACGACCGGCCCAAGCTTAGCAAG TCTCTGGATGCACAGCCGGAGCAGCTGGCCCTGAGGCCCAAGGAGTTCTTCCGAGCCCATGGCATCGAGGTGCTCACTGAGGCCCAG GACCCGGAGGCCTCGCTCTGCCCGGCGGGGTCACAGGTGGTCACGGTGGACGTGAGGAACAAGAAGGCCGTGTTCAAGGATGGCTTCAAGCTGGAGTACAGCAAGCTGCTGCTGGCACCCGGGAGCAG CCCTAAGACCCTGAGCTGCAAAGGCAAAGACGTGGAGAATGTGTTCACCATCCGGACGCCCGAGGACGCCAACCGCGTGGTGAGGCTGGCCCGGGGCCGCAACGCTGTGGTCGTGGGAGCCGGCTTCCTGG GGATGGAGGTGGCCGCCTACCTGACTGAGAAGGCCCACTCAGTGTCCGTGGTGGAGCTGGAGGAGACGCCCTTCAGGAGGTTCCTGGGGGAGCGCGTCGGTCGCGCCCTCATGAAG ATGTTTGAGAGCAACCGGGTCAAGTTCTACATGCAGACGGAGGTGTCGGAGCTGCGGGCCCAGGAGGGAAAG CTGAAGGAGGTCGTGCTGAAGAGCAGCAAGGTCTTGCGGGCTGACGTCTGCGTGGTGGGCATTG GTGCAGTGCCCGCCACGGGCTTCCTGAGGCAGAGCGGCATAGGTCTGGATTCCCGAGGCTTCATCCCTGTCAACaag ATGATGCAGACCAATGTCCCGGGAGTGTTTGCAGCTGGCGACGCTGTGACCTTCCCCCTGGCCTGGAGGAACAATCGGAAAGTGAACATCCCACACTGGCAGATGGCTCACGCCCAGG GGCGCGTGGCAGCCCAGAACATGCTGGCGCAGGAGGCGGAGATCAGCACGGTACCCTACCTGTGGACCGCCATGTTCAGCAAGAGCCTGCGCTACGCGG GGTACGGAGAAGGCTTCGACGACGTCATTATCCAGGGGGATCTGGACGAGCTGAAGTTCGTGGCTTTTTACACCAA AGGCGACGAGGTGATCTCCGTGGCCAGCATGAACTACGATCCCATCGTGTCTAAGGTGGCGGAGGTGCTGGCCTCCGGCCGCACCATCCGGAAGCGGGAGGTGGA GCTGTTTGTGCTGCACAGCAA GACTGGCGACATGTCCTGGCTCACAGGGAAAGGATCCTGA
- the AIFM3 gene encoding apoptosis-inducing factor 3 isoform X2: MGGCFSKPKPVELKIEVVLPEKDRGKEELSTGGKGSPRAYQGNGTACHFHAEERLPAPHPYPGAQDCVEAAVCHIKDLENGQMREVELGWGKVLLVKDNGEFHALGHKCPHYGAPLVKGVLSRGRVRCPWHGACFNISTGDLEDFPGLDSLHKFQVKIEKEKVYVRASKQALQLQRRTKVMATCISPSTGHSSSTNVLIVGTGAAGLVCAETLRQEGFSDRIVLCTLDRHLPYDRPKLSKSLDAQPEQLALRPKEFFRAHGIEVLTEAQDPEASLCPAGSQVVTVDVRNKKAVFKDGFKLEYSKLLLAPGSSPKTLSCKGKDVENVFTIRTPEDANRVVRLARGRNAVVVGAGFLGMEVAAYLTEKAHSVSVVELEETPFRRFLGERVGRALMKMFESNRVKFYMQTEVSELRAQEGKLKEVVLKSSKVLRADVCVVGIVPATGFLRQSGIGLDSRGFIPVNKMMQTNVPGVFAAGDAVTFPLAWRNNRKVNIPHWQMAHAQGRVAAQNMLAQEAEISTVPYLWTAMFSKSLRYAGYGEGFDDVIIQGDLDELKFVAFYTKGDEVISVASMNYDPIVSKVAEVLASGRTIRKREVELFVLHSKTGDMSWLTGKGS, encoded by the exons ATGGGTGGCTGCTTCTCCAAGCCCAAGCCAG TGGAGCTCAAGATCGAGGTGGTGCTGCCCGAGAAGGACCGGGGCAAGGAGGAGCTGTCCACCGGCGGGAAGGGCAGCCCCCGGGCCTACCAGGGCAACGGCACGGCCTGCCACTTCCATGCAGAGGAACgcctgcccgccccccacccctaccccggCGCCCAGGACTGCGTGGAGGCTGCTGTCTGCCACATCAAGGACCTGGAGAATGGCCA gatgCGGGAagtggagctgggctgggggaaggTGTTGCTGGTGAAAGACAACGGGGAGTTCCATGCCCTGGGTCACAAGTGTCCACACTACGGTGCGCCCCTGGTGAAAG GAGTGCTGTCCCGTGGACGGGTGCGCTGCCCCTGGCATGGCGCCTGCTTCAACATCAGCACCGGAGacctggaggacttccctggcctgGACAGTCTGCATAAGTTCCAG GTGAAGATTGAGAAGGAGAAGGTGTATGTCCGGGCCAGCAAGCAG GCTCTGCAGCTACAGCGAAGGACCAAGGTGATGGCCACGTGCATCTCTCCAAGCACGGGCCACAGCAGCAGCACCAACGTGCTCATCGTGGGCACAG GCGCAGCTGGCCTGGTGTGCGCGGAGACGCTGCGGCAGGAGGGCTTCTCAGACAGGATTGTCCTGTGCACTCTGGACCGGCACCTTCCCTACGACCGGCCCAAGCTTAGCAAG TCTCTGGATGCACAGCCGGAGCAGCTGGCCCTGAGGCCCAAGGAGTTCTTCCGAGCCCATGGCATCGAGGTGCTCACTGAGGCCCAG GACCCGGAGGCCTCGCTCTGCCCGGCGGGGTCACAGGTGGTCACGGTGGACGTGAGGAACAAGAAGGCCGTGTTCAAGGATGGCTTCAAGCTGGAGTACAGCAAGCTGCTGCTGGCACCCGGGAGCAG CCCTAAGACCCTGAGCTGCAAAGGCAAAGACGTGGAGAATGTGTTCACCATCCGGACGCCCGAGGACGCCAACCGCGTGGTGAGGCTGGCCCGGGGCCGCAACGCTGTGGTCGTGGGAGCCGGCTTCCTGG GGATGGAGGTGGCCGCCTACCTGACTGAGAAGGCCCACTCAGTGTCCGTGGTGGAGCTGGAGGAGACGCCCTTCAGGAGGTTCCTGGGGGAGCGCGTCGGTCGCGCCCTCATGAAG ATGTTTGAGAGCAACCGGGTCAAGTTCTACATGCAGACGGAGGTGTCGGAGCTGCGGGCCCAGGAGGGAAAG CTGAAGGAGGTCGTGCTGAAGAGCAGCAAGGTCTTGCGGGCTGACGTCTGCGTGGTGGGCATTG TGCCCGCCACGGGCTTCCTGAGGCAGAGCGGCATAGGTCTGGATTCCCGAGGCTTCATCCCTGTCAACaag ATGATGCAGACCAATGTCCCGGGAGTGTTTGCAGCTGGCGACGCTGTGACCTTCCCCCTGGCCTGGAGGAACAATCGGAAAGTGAACATCCCACACTGGCAGATGGCTCACGCCCAGG GGCGCGTGGCAGCCCAGAACATGCTGGCGCAGGAGGCGGAGATCAGCACGGTACCCTACCTGTGGACCGCCATGTTCAGCAAGAGCCTGCGCTACGCGG GGTACGGAGAAGGCTTCGACGACGTCATTATCCAGGGGGATCTGGACGAGCTGAAGTTCGTGGCTTTTTACACCAA AGGCGACGAGGTGATCTCCGTGGCCAGCATGAACTACGATCCCATCGTGTCTAAGGTGGCGGAGGTGCTGGCCTCCGGCCGCACCATCCGGAAGCGGGAGGTGGA GCTGTTTGTGCTGCACAGCAA GACTGGCGACATGTCCTGGCTCACAGGGAAAGGATCCTGA